The Clostridia bacterium genome window below encodes:
- the murA gene encoding UDP-N-acetylglucosamine 1-carboxyvinyltransferase: MDSLKIAGGAQLGGKVRASGAKNSCLKLLALATMATGKCTIGNVPGITDVDTMCDLLRMLGASVCSLRPDTVVIDPNCMSSCEPPESMARRMRASVQLLGPLLAKFGAVKMPFPGGCPLGSRPIDLHLKGLAAMGAEFSEEHGYVIGKASRLVGADIHLDFPSVGATENLMAAACLASGATIIRNSAREPEIVDQQNFLVRMGAEIRGAGTDTIRVTGVSSLGSTNYSVMPDRIEAGTYMIAAAAASGDVTVYDVVPEHLEALAAKLSEAGASVVFSEDSVRVIMNGRPEPITVKSMPYPGFPTDLQAPMAAMLSTSRGTSVITENIFNSRFRYVDELVRMGAQIGVDGRTAVIRGVSELTGARVSAPDIRAGAALIIAGLAACGETVIDGVDHIQRGYDGIATKLASIGAKVELMTDVPIAAAAD, encoded by the coding sequence ATGGATTCGCTGAAAATAGCCGGAGGCGCGCAGCTCGGGGGAAAGGTGCGGGCCAGCGGCGCCAAGAATTCCTGCCTCAAGCTGCTTGCACTTGCAACAATGGCGACTGGGAAGTGCACCATCGGGAATGTGCCAGGCATTACCGATGTAGATACCATGTGCGATCTTCTTAGAATGCTTGGGGCCAGCGTATGCTCGCTGCGGCCTGATACGGTTGTGATCGACCCGAACTGCATGTCCTCCTGTGAACCGCCGGAGTCGATGGCGAGGCGGATGCGAGCCTCGGTGCAGTTGCTGGGGCCTCTTCTTGCGAAGTTTGGCGCGGTGAAGATGCCATTTCCCGGGGGTTGTCCACTGGGATCTCGACCGATAGATCTGCATCTCAAGGGGCTTGCCGCGATGGGCGCTGAGTTCTCAGAGGAGCACGGATATGTGATCGGCAAGGCGTCCCGGCTTGTCGGGGCGGACATTCATCTGGATTTCCCGAGTGTGGGGGCTACGGAAAACTTGATGGCAGCCGCATGCCTTGCATCTGGCGCCACAATCATAAGGAATTCAGCCCGCGAGCCCGAGATCGTGGACCAGCAGAACTTCCTTGTGCGCATGGGGGCTGAGATCCGGGGCGCAGGCACCGACACCATCAGGGTAACGGGAGTGAGCTCACTCGGATCAACGAACTACTCGGTCATGCCCGACAGGATAGAGGCCGGAACATATATGATCGCTGCTGCCGCCGCCAGCGGGGATGTGACAGTATATGACGTGGTCCCTGAGCATCTAGAAGCGCTCGCAGCGAAGCTATCTGAGGCTGGGGCGTCTGTTGTCTTCTCAGAGGACTCCGTGCGGGTCATCATGAACGGCAGGCCAGAGCCGATCACCGTGAAGAGCATGCCCTACCCGGGGTTTCCCACCGACCTTCAGGCGCCTATGGCCGCGATGCTTTCCACATCGCGAGGAACGTCCGTGATCACGGAGAACATCTTCAACAGCAGGTTCAGATATGTGGATGAGCTTGTGAGGATGGGCGCGCAGATAGGGGTGGACGGCCGCACTGCGGTAATACGGGGAGTATCTGAGTTGACGGGAGCTCGGGTGTCAGCTCCTGACATTCGAGCGGGAGCGGCCCTCATCATTGCGGGTCTAGCTGCGTGTGGAGAGACAGTGATAGA
- the murB gene encoding UDP-N-acetylmuramate dehydrogenase produces MASMVTDEQVTRLALSFSGVILRNEPMSNHTSFQIGGPADVIVSPHDSESLITVLSWAWNEGLPVFVLGNGTNLLVADEGIRGVVLRIGPGLDRISFNSTQVKAGCGVSLPALARVCAERGLSGLEWAVGIPGSLGGALAMNAGAYSSTVGDVTREVMTAGLDGSISTRTAEEMQFGQKSSRLSHGDAVAYEAVLSLKPGVPHDVAARMAGYMKDRRIKQPLHLPSAGCVFQNPSGRGAGRYIDAAGLKGMRVGGAEISNVHANFIVNASGATARDVLILMDVVKRTVYEKFGVELVPEVRVVGG; encoded by the coding sequence ATGGCGAGCATGGTCACCGATGAACAGGTCACGCGTCTGGCACTCTCGTTCAGTGGGGTGATACTCCGGAACGAGCCCATGAGCAACCATACATCGTTCCAGATCGGTGGCCCGGCCGACGTGATTGTTTCGCCGCACGATAGCGAGTCCCTCATTACTGTTCTTTCGTGGGCATGGAATGAGGGGTTGCCTGTTTTCGTATTGGGGAATGGGACCAATCTTCTTGTCGCCGATGAAGGCATACGCGGGGTGGTCCTTCGGATCGGCCCGGGCCTAGACAGGATCTCATTCAATTCCACGCAGGTTAAGGCGGGATGCGGCGTCAGCCTGCCAGCGCTCGCCAGGGTCTGCGCCGAACGAGGGCTGTCTGGCCTCGAATGGGCGGTGGGAATACCGGGTTCTCTTGGAGGGGCATTGGCCATGAACGCCGGCGCCTACTCGAGCACCGTAGGCGATGTCACTAGAGAGGTGATGACTGCAGGTCTCGACGGTTCGATCTCGACGAGGACCGCTGAGGAGATGCAGTTTGGTCAGAAATCGAGCAGGCTATCCCACGGAGATGCAGTGGCGTACGAGGCGGTGCTTTCGCTGAAACCAGGCGTTCCCCACGATGTTGCAGCGAGGATGGCAGGGTACATGAAAGACCGCAGGATCAAGCAGCCCCTGCATCTTCCCAGCGCCGGGTGTGTCTTTCAGAACCCATCTGGCCGCGGAGCGGGCAGATACATCGATGCCGCCGGGCTCAAGGGAATGCGAGTGGGCGGCGCAGAGATATCGAATGTGCATGCGAACTTCATTGTGAACGCTAGCGGGGCGACTGCGCGGGATGTGCTGATCCTGATGGACGTCGTGAAGAGGACTGTTTATGAGAAGTTCGGAGTGGAGCTTGTTCCAGAAGTGAGGGTGGTGGGAGGTTAG